In Amycolatopsis coloradensis, one genomic interval encodes:
- a CDS encoding ABC transporter substrate-binding protein, whose translation MKRWTKAVAVFLAVTVTAACGAGGRPDGEQKGSTVGVTDTIIKIGAHFPLTGVAAPGYSEIPSGHQAYYDYVNANGGVNGRKIEFVVKDDGYNPTTTSAVTDELVLREEIFAMVGGLGTPTHSAVVDFLNNSKVPDLFVSSGSLRWGDDPKKAPFTFGWQPDYEIEGKIIGDWVRKNMPNAKVGLFLQDDDFGRDGEKGVRRYLGQQIVEVAKYSPGNTDIAPQIAKLKAAGVDLVLGFTVPSYTALSQLASLKIGFKPKWVYSNVGSDPALVGSLLARFSEGKVTNGASLIDGVVTTEYLPGVDAPDNAWTKLWQSVWKAHGKGGDLTNYRIYGMAQAYTFVQALRAAGKDLTREHLVEVIQQSGKTFEGPGLAPFRYTGDSHLGISGMSVVELKGGVGKDLTPVLVTDLGEAPIKADDSAANDGPPPNGIPGS comes from the coding sequence ATGAAACGCTGGACCAAGGCCGTGGCCGTCTTCCTGGCCGTCACGGTCACCGCCGCCTGCGGAGCGGGCGGCAGACCCGATGGCGAGCAGAAGGGCTCGACGGTCGGCGTCACCGACACGATCATCAAGATCGGCGCGCATTTCCCGTTGACCGGCGTCGCCGCGCCGGGCTACAGCGAGATCCCGAGCGGTCATCAGGCCTACTACGACTACGTGAACGCGAACGGCGGCGTCAACGGCCGCAAGATCGAGTTCGTGGTGAAGGACGACGGCTACAACCCGACCACCACGAGCGCGGTCACCGACGAACTGGTGCTCAGGGAGGAGATCTTCGCGATGGTCGGCGGCCTCGGCACGCCCACGCACAGCGCCGTCGTCGACTTCCTGAACAACTCCAAGGTGCCGGACCTGTTCGTGTCCTCGGGTTCGCTGCGTTGGGGCGACGATCCGAAGAAGGCGCCGTTCACCTTCGGCTGGCAGCCGGACTACGAGATCGAGGGCAAGATCATCGGCGACTGGGTTCGGAAGAACATGCCGAACGCCAAGGTCGGCCTGTTCCTCCAGGACGACGACTTCGGCCGCGACGGCGAGAAGGGTGTCCGGCGTTACCTCGGGCAGCAGATCGTGGAGGTCGCGAAATACTCGCCCGGCAACACCGACATCGCGCCGCAGATCGCGAAACTCAAGGCCGCGGGCGTGGATCTGGTGCTGGGCTTCACCGTTCCGTCGTACACCGCGCTTTCCCAGCTGGCGTCGCTGAAGATCGGGTTCAAGCCGAAGTGGGTCTACAGCAACGTCGGCTCCGATCCCGCGCTCGTCGGTTCGCTGCTCGCGCGGTTCTCCGAAGGCAAGGTCACCAACGGCGCGTCGCTCATCGACGGCGTGGTCACCACCGAGTACCTGCCGGGTGTCGACGCGCCGGACAACGCGTGGACGAAGCTGTGGCAGAGCGTCTGGAAGGCACACGGCAAGGGCGGCGACCTGACGAACTACCGCATTTACGGGATGGCGCAGGCGTACACGTTCGTCCAGGCGTTGCGGGCGGCCGGAAAGGACCTGACGCGCGAGCACCTCGTCGAGGTGATCCAGCAGTCCGGGAAGACGTTCGAGGGACCGGGTCTGGCGCCGTTCCGGTACACCGGAGACAGCCACCTCGGCATCTCCGGGATGTCGGTGGTCGAACTCAAGGGAGGCGTCGGCAAGGATCTGACACCGGTACTGGTGACCGACCTCGGCGAAGCACCCATCAAGGCGGACGACTCCGCCGCGAACGACGGGCCGCCGCCCAACGGGATTCCCGGTAGCTGA
- the fahA gene encoding fumarylacetoacetase: MTTIDIPAGSLFGIDNLPYGVFSVDSDSPRVGVRVGDSVLDLAAALGDDVFAAPTLNPFMAQGYDRWVAVRERIRDLVTGEVPDGAVHPVERVTLHLPIEVADYVDFYASEHHASNVGRLFRPDAEPLLPNWKHLPVGYHGRSGTVLVSGTDIVRPSGQRKAPAEAAPVFGPSTRLDIEAEMGFIVGTGTPLNTPITPDSFPRHVFGAVLLNDWSARDIQAWEYVPLGPHLGKSFATSISPWVVPILALEAARIPLPGQTDPEPLPYLRESDAWGLDIDLVIEWNGEEVSRPPFREMYWSPAQMLAHLTVNGASSRTGDLYGSGTISGPEKHQRGAFLELSWGGKEPLTVKGEERTFLLDGDEVVITGTAPGANGSRIGFGEVRGRVLPAL, encoded by the coding sequence ATGACCACGATCGACATCCCCGCAGGCTCGCTGTTCGGGATCGACAACCTGCCGTACGGCGTGTTCTCCGTCGACAGCGATTCCCCGCGCGTCGGCGTGCGCGTCGGCGACTCCGTTCTCGACCTGGCCGCGGCGCTCGGCGACGACGTGTTCGCCGCGCCGACCCTGAACCCGTTCATGGCGCAGGGATACGACCGCTGGGTGGCGGTCCGGGAGCGGATCCGCGACCTGGTCACCGGCGAGGTCCCCGACGGCGCGGTCCACCCCGTCGAACGGGTGACCCTGCACCTGCCGATCGAGGTCGCGGACTACGTCGACTTCTACGCCTCCGAACACCACGCCTCGAACGTCGGCAGGCTCTTCCGCCCCGACGCGGAACCGTTGCTGCCCAACTGGAAGCACCTCCCGGTCGGCTACCACGGGCGGTCCGGCACCGTCCTGGTCTCCGGTACGGACATCGTGCGCCCGAGCGGTCAGCGCAAGGCCCCGGCCGAAGCGGCGCCGGTGTTCGGGCCGAGCACGCGGCTGGACATCGAGGCCGAGATGGGCTTCATCGTCGGCACCGGAACCCCGCTGAACACCCCGATCACCCCGGATTCCTTCCCCCGCCACGTTTTCGGCGCGGTCCTGCTCAACGACTGGTCGGCCCGCGACATCCAGGCGTGGGAATACGTCCCGCTGGGCCCGCACCTCGGCAAGAGCTTCGCGACGTCGATCTCTCCTTGGGTCGTGCCGATCCTGGCGCTGGAGGCCGCGCGGATCCCGCTGCCCGGCCAGACGGACCCGGAGCCGCTGCCGTACCTGCGGGAAAGCGACGCGTGGGGGCTCGACATCGACCTCGTCATCGAATGGAACGGCGAGGAGGTCAGCCGCCCGCCGTTCCGCGAGATGTACTGGTCGCCCGCCCAGATGCTCGCGCACCTGACGGTCAACGGCGCCTCCTCGCGCACGGGCGACCTGTACGGCTCCGGCACGATCTCCGGACCGGAGAAGCACCAGCGCGGCGCGTTCCTCGAATTGTCCTGGGGCGGCAAGGAACCGCTCACGGTCAAGGGAGAGGAGCGCACCTTCCTGCTGGACGGCGACGAGGTCGTGATCACCGGCACCGCGCCCGGCGCGAACGGCTCGCGGATCGGGTTCGGCGAGGTGCGGGGACGCGTCCTGCCTGCCCTGTGA
- a CDS encoding MarR family winged helix-turn-helix transcriptional regulator codes for MEDVDAAGLDFWSFVALANRRLAHEYGFRHQLATEVLLTLNRASDLVTYDLEAAVHRPRGRSWSAFRLLFVVWLAGPLEPTSAARLTGMSRAAVSNLVKTLVAEGMLHRVPDERDGRSVQLSLTEAGHEEMVSVFREHNEREFGWTNALTETEQRILVMLLGKLITSRAEFGTRSRK; via the coding sequence ATGGAAGACGTGGACGCGGCCGGACTGGACTTCTGGTCGTTCGTGGCGCTGGCGAACCGGCGGCTCGCGCATGAGTACGGCTTCCGGCACCAGCTGGCGACCGAGGTCCTGCTGACCCTGAATCGTGCCTCCGACCTGGTGACTTACGATCTCGAAGCCGCGGTGCACCGGCCGCGCGGGCGGTCGTGGTCGGCGTTCCGGCTGCTGTTCGTGGTCTGGCTCGCCGGGCCGCTCGAACCGACCAGCGCGGCCCGGCTGACCGGGATGAGTCGGGCGGCGGTGTCGAATCTGGTCAAGACGCTGGTCGCGGAGGGGATGCTCCACCGCGTCCCGGACGAACGGGACGGCCGTTCGGTGCAGTTGTCGCTGACCGAGGCGGGGCACGAGGAGATGGTCTCGGTGTTCCGCGAGCACAACGAGCGCGAATTCGGCTGGACGAACGCGCTGACCGAGACCGAACAGCGCATCCTCGTCATGCTGCTGGGCAAGCTGATCACGAGTCGCGCCGAGTTCGGCACCCGGAGCCGCAAGTAG